The following coding sequences lie in one Myxococcus xanthus genomic window:
- a CDS encoding CheR family methyltransferase: MNWGPWSHPGHAAVLALVEERAGLVPPSCPASAEEGIARAMERAGLKDFDAYRVRLTEDPSALDDLLIELTVGETYFFRTPEHFEHLRSVVLPELRERHGPDHTARMWSSACSSGEEPYSIAALLMGEGWDEHVAVYATDVSRGALARARKAHYGDWSLRGGWADRMRPHLRAEGRRYVLSPEVRKRVRFSYLNLALDTWPSADSGLWKLDVIFCRNVLIYFNRPTIEAVARRLHDALDEGGYLFTGPSDPPLGGLAPLESILTEWGVLYRRPLPGATLSLPVPAAWTEPPAVTAPTSTTAPAWSPSSTGVPGTAMGTTSLGTTAPGRAGTGTATGITSPGLPGGSGTSAMPSGAITGRPSPAWNAPGADGGRAGGTPTHAAGPPRSAQGTMAGTSAPEKPTHAPSAAAMHAARQALARGHWREAAQHLGALDSDADTAALAVRALANLDAAAAVYACTEAAARHPLVAGLRYLESLLLLGQGRAADAERAVRQALYLEPTLIVAWLILGRVLRRHGDTSGAMKAWREAEQLCNALPPDAPVPHADGESASRLAEVACGERSRMEAALAAGEELS; encoded by the coding sequence GTGAATTGGGGTCCCTGGAGCCACCCGGGTCATGCGGCGGTGCTCGCGCTCGTGGAAGAGCGCGCCGGGCTGGTGCCGCCCAGCTGCCCCGCATCCGCCGAAGAAGGCATCGCCCGCGCCATGGAGCGGGCCGGGCTGAAGGACTTCGACGCCTACCGCGTGCGGCTCACGGAAGACCCCTCCGCGCTGGATGACCTGCTCATCGAGCTCACCGTCGGGGAGACGTATTTCTTCCGCACGCCCGAGCACTTCGAGCACCTGCGGAGCGTCGTGCTCCCGGAGCTGCGCGAGCGCCATGGCCCGGACCACACCGCGCGGATGTGGAGCTCCGCGTGTTCGTCCGGAGAGGAGCCCTACTCCATCGCCGCGCTGCTGATGGGCGAAGGCTGGGACGAGCACGTGGCCGTGTACGCCACGGACGTGTCGCGCGGCGCGCTCGCCCGGGCCCGGAAGGCCCACTACGGCGACTGGTCCCTGCGCGGCGGCTGGGCGGACCGGATGCGCCCCCACCTGCGCGCCGAGGGACGCCGGTACGTGCTGTCACCAGAGGTGCGGAAGCGCGTGCGCTTCAGCTACCTCAACCTCGCGCTCGACACCTGGCCGTCGGCGGACAGCGGCCTCTGGAAGCTGGACGTCATCTTCTGCCGTAACGTCCTCATCTACTTCAACCGGCCCACCATCGAGGCCGTCGCGCGCCGGCTCCACGACGCGCTGGATGAGGGCGGCTACCTCTTCACCGGCCCGTCGGACCCGCCGCTCGGTGGGCTGGCGCCGCTGGAGTCCATCCTCACCGAATGGGGCGTGCTGTACCGCCGGCCCCTGCCCGGAGCCACCCTCTCTCTGCCCGTCCCAGCCGCGTGGACCGAGCCCCCGGCGGTCACCGCCCCCACCTCGACGACCGCGCCCGCCTGGAGCCCGTCTTCCACCGGCGTGCCCGGTACCGCGATGGGCACCACGTCCCTGGGCACCACCGCGCCGGGCCGCGCCGGAACCGGGACGGCGACGGGCATCACTTCACCGGGCCTTCCTGGCGGCTCCGGAACATCGGCCATGCCCTCCGGCGCCATCACCGGGAGGCCGTCGCCCGCGTGGAACGCCCCCGGAGCGGATGGCGGCCGTGCGGGCGGGACACCAACACACGCGGCTGGCCCGCCCCGGTCCGCTCAAGGGACCATGGCGGGCACCAGTGCCCCCGAGAAACCGACGCACGCCCCCAGCGCGGCGGCCATGCACGCTGCCCGGCAGGCCCTGGCGCGGGGCCACTGGCGCGAGGCGGCCCAGCACTTAGGGGCATTGGACTCAGACGCGGACACCGCCGCCCTGGCGGTGCGCGCGCTGGCGAACCTGGACGCCGCCGCCGCCGTCTACGCCTGCACCGAAGCGGCCGCCCGGCACCCCTTGGTGGCGGGGCTGCGCTACCTGGAATCCCTGCTGCTGCTGGGACAGGGACGCGCGGCGGACGCGGAGCGCGCCGTGCGGCAGGCGCTGTACCTGGAGCCCACGCTCATCGTGGCGTGGCTCATCCTCGGGCGCGTGCTACGCAGGCACGGCGACACGTCCGGCGCCATGAAGGCCTGGCGCG
- a CDS encoding chemotaxis protein CheW, translated as MTPAPTEVLLFTLNGQRYGLPAPDVRELVRAARLTPLPRAPAVVEGLLDLRGELLPVLDLRLRFRHPPRALSPMDHFIVASAGSRSVVLRVDRAEGLRVLTPDEWDATPRQLPGVGYVAGAVKLKDGLVLVHDLRTFLSEAEALELDAALAAPQEPEPA; from the coding sequence ATGACCCCCGCACCCACGGAGGTGCTGCTGTTCACCCTGAACGGCCAGCGCTACGGACTGCCCGCACCCGACGTGCGCGAGCTGGTACGCGCGGCGCGCCTGACGCCGCTCCCTCGCGCGCCTGCCGTGGTGGAGGGCCTGCTGGACCTTCGGGGAGAGCTGTTGCCGGTGCTGGACCTGCGCCTACGCTTCCGCCACCCGCCCCGCGCGCTGTCTCCCATGGACCACTTCATCGTGGCCTCCGCGGGCTCGCGCAGCGTCGTGCTACGCGTGGATCGCGCCGAGGGCCTGCGCGTCCTCACGCCGGATGAGTGGGACGCTACGCCGCGCCAGCTGCCGGGCGTGGGCTATGTGGCGGGCGCCGTGAAGCTGAAGGATGGGCTCGTCCTGGTCCATGACCTGCGCACCTTCCTGTCCGAGGCCGAGGCCCTGGAGCTGGATGCTGCCCTGGCCGCGCCGCAGGAGCCGGAGCCCGCGTGA